In a genomic window of Candidatus Cybelea sp.:
- the cas1 gene encoding CRISPR-associated endonuclease Cas1, which yields MNLSSVLTVDGYDASLYVERGHLVVRDGFPSEGEVREIRFPRGRCEIERIIVRAKGGTMSMGAIDWCARMGIAVSFVASDSTLLNCLVPDAPHDGPVKRAQAISAVTDDALLLARYLLTKKMDSQVEAIERDFARLNIGNASARTRAVEQIQSCIASLSAAKTLVDFLTLEGRAAQVYWELLVATPLPWREWALKRIPRHWAAISPRTNGLRERVRDATDPFNAVLNYCYTLLEVETRIACEAVGLDPDLGLLHVDDRLRESFIYDLLEPLRTKADVWALELLHKQKLVPAMFHELRDGVVRLDPDLTETLASALAPRFAEAALRIANDYAKQLRRTTIPRRLLREAPKPIAERRRMWKRAKCGYCKEPLPRKGLKFCGRDCYLRYSVEVARPIEKARAKLNQMREAGLNPGHGGTAAKARGAALAKNNRLGITGRRAAKK from the coding sequence ATGAATCTATCTAGCGTTCTTACCGTTGACGGTTACGATGCCAGTCTTTACGTCGAACGAGGCCATCTCGTGGTTCGGGACGGGTTTCCGAGCGAGGGCGAGGTCCGAGAAATCCGATTCCCGCGAGGCCGATGCGAGATCGAGCGCATCATCGTGCGGGCTAAAGGAGGAACAATGTCCATGGGGGCTATCGACTGGTGTGCCCGCATGGGGATCGCAGTTTCGTTCGTGGCCTCGGATAGCACGTTGCTCAACTGCCTGGTGCCGGACGCCCCGCACGACGGACCTGTCAAGCGGGCGCAGGCGATCAGCGCAGTGACCGATGACGCATTGCTCCTCGCGCGCTACCTTCTCACGAAGAAGATGGATTCGCAGGTCGAGGCCATCGAGCGAGACTTCGCGCGCCTGAATATCGGAAACGCGAGCGCGCGAACGAGAGCCGTCGAACAAATCCAGTCTTGCATCGCGTCCCTGTCGGCGGCCAAGACGCTAGTTGATTTCCTGACGCTTGAGGGGAGAGCGGCTCAGGTTTACTGGGAGCTTCTCGTCGCTACGCCTCTGCCGTGGCGGGAATGGGCGCTGAAGCGAATCCCGAGACATTGGGCCGCGATCTCGCCTCGTACGAACGGACTGCGGGAGCGGGTTCGGGATGCTACCGATCCGTTCAATGCTGTGCTCAACTACTGCTACACCTTGCTCGAAGTGGAGACGCGAATCGCTTGCGAAGCGGTTGGGCTCGACCCAGACCTCGGATTACTCCACGTTGATGATAGGCTGCGAGAATCGTTCATCTACGATCTGCTGGAGCCTCTGCGGACCAAGGCCGATGTCTGGGCGCTGGAACTGCTTCACAAGCAGAAACTGGTTCCTGCTATGTTTCACGAACTGCGCGACGGCGTTGTCCGGCTCGATCCTGACCTGACCGAAACTCTCGCGTCTGCCCTGGCGCCCCGGTTCGCCGAGGCCGCCCTCAGAATAGCGAATGATTATGCAAAGCAGCTGCGCCGAACCACGATCCCACGTCGATTACTGCGTGAGGCACCGAAGCCAATAGCGGAGAGACGAAGGATGTGGAAGCGGGCAAAGTGCGGGTACTGTAAGGAGCCGTTACCGCGCAAAGGTTTAAAGTTCTGCGGGCGAGATTGCTACTTGCGCTACAGCGTCGAGGTCGCCAGGCCGATAGAAAAAGCGCGGGCCAAGCTCAACCAAATGCGCGAAGCGGGATTGAACCCTGGGCATGGCGGTACTGCGGCTAAGGCCCGTGGCGCGGCGCTCGCAAAGAACAACCGGCTTGGTATTACGGGGCGACGTGCAGCTAAAAAGTAG